A genomic region of Christiangramia sp. OXR-203 contains the following coding sequences:
- a CDS encoding TetR family transcriptional regulator C-terminal domain-containing protein encodes MAKATGNSKVKKKPSEDKLIAIYMDYVLVNESTPRSVYKFAKENDITEQEFYEFFGSFDGLRKKIWDKFFDNTLSVMEKSPDYHSFSNREKLLTFFYTFFEVLTANRSYVLYALSEHKDRMKNLEQLKGLRRKMRSLAKELISDGNSEKSFKLFEQSESIFSEGVWVQFLFLLKFWIEDNSSSFESTDVAIEKSVHTVFDLFDNTPLERVVDFGKFLWKERMA; translated from the coding sequence ATGGCAAAGGCAACAGGAAATAGTAAGGTGAAGAAGAAGCCAAGTGAGGACAAGTTAATAGCAATTTACATGGATTACGTACTTGTGAATGAAAGTACTCCGAGAAGTGTATATAAGTTTGCGAAGGAAAATGATATAACCGAACAGGAGTTTTACGAATTCTTCGGAAGTTTTGATGGTTTAAGAAAGAAGATCTGGGATAAGTTTTTTGATAATACTCTATCTGTCATGGAGAAGTCACCAGATTATCACTCCTTCAGTAATCGTGAAAAGCTACTCACATTTTTCTATACATTCTTTGAAGTTTTAACTGCAAACAGAAGTTACGTACTCTACGCACTTAGTGAGCATAAGGATCGAATGAAAAACCTTGAACAACTTAAAGGTTTACGTAGGAAGATGCGCAGTCTCGCCAAGGAATTAATTTCTGATGGTAATAGTGAAAAATCGTTTAAACTATTCGAGCAGAGTGAAAGCATTTTTAGCGAAGGAGTATGGGTTCAATTCTTATTCCTGCTAAAATTCTGGATAGAGGATAATTCCTCATCTTTTGAAAGTACAGACGTCGCAATCGAAAAATCTGTACATACCGTATTTGATCTATTCGATAACACTCCTTTGGAGCGTGTGGTAGACTTCGGAAAGTTCTTATGGAAAGAACGAATGGCCTAA
- a CDS encoding prolyl oligopeptidase family serine peptidase, producing MNRLLLCLAGSFLFLNGMAGQENLDYQKPPQEILELIDVPLAPSTLIDSDAEMMIFLYRDQFKSIAELSEEELRLGGLRINPVTNINSRARYYNNFKVKSVKAKEPVQVNGLPENPRLTNFSWSPDESMMAFTHTTDTGVELWVLDIENAAARKLTEANLNANMRSTVNWFRDNSAILVTTLPEDRKALIDTETSVPSGPTISVSDGKEAQNRTYQDLLKNPNDEYNFEQLARSEIMKVNLDGTVSSWMAPKMYSDISFSPDGEYVMVTHLKKPFSYLVPYYRFPSETSIYDKNGQLVNMINEVPLIEDLPKGFMAEREGKRDWSWRSDRPATLTYVVALDGGDPEKEVEYRDEYFQVEAPFKGEGKSLIKLKNRASGITWGDDDIALANDYWWNTRNTKTYVFDPSNASQKPEIIFDRNYQDVYSDPGRFVMSKNKWGRSVLELDKDEAFLMGSGFTEDGQFPFVDKIDLSSGETERIYQSELKDQKESLVEALDIDKGEILVRIESSTEYPNYFIRDIDSKNKLTQITNFKNPFKSLEDVHKEVITYKRDDGLELNATLYLPAGYDMSNPEKLPMFMWAYPREFKDKNSASQNTSNANDFTYPYYGSPVYWVNRGYVVLDDASFPIVGEGDEEPNDTFRKQLVANAKAAIDAVDERGFVDRDRVAVGGHSYGAFMTANLLSHSDLFAAGIARSGAYNRTLTPFGFQSEERNYWEAPEIYNTMSPFMHAEKMDTPLLMIHGEADNNSGTYPMQSERYFNALKGLGATARLVMLPKESHGYSAKESVLHVLWEQDQWLEKYVKNREIESNTEQQEAGN from the coding sequence ATGAACCGACTTTTGTTATGTCTGGCGGGATCCTTTCTGTTCCTTAATGGAATGGCTGGTCAGGAAAACCTGGACTACCAGAAACCACCGCAGGAAATCCTTGAACTTATCGATGTTCCCCTGGCACCTTCCACACTAATAGATAGTGATGCAGAAATGATGATCTTCCTCTACCGGGATCAATTTAAAAGTATAGCTGAACTAAGCGAAGAAGAATTACGCCTGGGTGGTTTGAGAATAAATCCCGTGACCAATATTAATAGCAGGGCGCGTTATTACAATAACTTCAAAGTTAAATCTGTAAAAGCAAAAGAACCGGTACAAGTAAACGGACTTCCGGAAAACCCTCGTCTTACCAATTTCTCCTGGTCACCAGATGAAAGTATGATGGCATTTACCCATACTACAGATACTGGAGTAGAACTTTGGGTACTCGATATTGAAAATGCTGCTGCAAGAAAGCTTACCGAGGCCAATCTTAATGCGAATATGCGCAGCACCGTGAACTGGTTTAGAGATAATTCTGCTATTCTGGTCACTACCCTTCCTGAAGATAGAAAAGCACTAATCGATACCGAAACTTCGGTTCCCTCGGGTCCAACAATTTCGGTTAGCGATGGAAAAGAGGCACAGAACAGAACTTATCAGGATCTACTGAAGAATCCTAATGATGAATATAATTTCGAACAATTAGCCAGATCTGAGATCATGAAAGTAAATCTGGATGGTACAGTTTCGTCATGGATGGCTCCCAAAATGTATTCTGATATTTCGTTCTCGCCAGATGGAGAATATGTAATGGTTACACATTTAAAAAAACCATTTTCATACCTGGTTCCATATTACAGATTCCCTTCAGAAACAAGTATATACGATAAGAATGGGCAACTGGTAAATATGATCAATGAAGTACCGCTCATTGAGGATCTGCCAAAAGGTTTTATGGCCGAAAGAGAAGGCAAACGAGATTGGAGCTGGAGAAGTGATCGTCCAGCAACCTTAACTTATGTTGTGGCTCTTGATGGTGGAGATCCTGAAAAAGAAGTTGAATACAGAGATGAATATTTTCAGGTTGAAGCGCCATTTAAAGGTGAAGGGAAATCACTCATCAAACTTAAGAATCGTGCAAGCGGAATCACCTGGGGCGATGATGATATTGCCTTAGCGAACGATTACTGGTGGAATACCAGGAATACGAAAACTTATGTTTTTGATCCATCTAATGCCTCCCAGAAGCCGGAAATCATTTTTGACAGAAATTATCAGGATGTATACAGCGATCCAGGAAGATTCGTAATGTCCAAAAATAAATGGGGACGTTCTGTTCTTGAACTTGATAAAGATGAAGCTTTTCTAATGGGTTCAGGTTTTACAGAGGATGGACAATTTCCATTCGTGGACAAAATTGATCTAAGTTCTGGAGAAACTGAACGTATTTACCAATCTGAACTAAAAGATCAAAAAGAAAGCCTTGTGGAAGCACTGGACATTGATAAAGGTGAGATACTGGTTCGTATTGAATCTTCTACCGAGTACCCGAATTACTTTATACGGGATATAGATTCTAAGAATAAACTCACCCAGATCACCAATTTCAAGAATCCTTTCAAATCCCTGGAAGACGTTCATAAAGAAGTCATCACTTATAAGAGAGATGACGGTCTGGAACTAAATGCCACTCTATATCTTCCTGCCGGTTATGATATGTCTAATCCGGAAAAACTCCCTATGTTCATGTGGGCATATCCACGAGAATTCAAGGACAAAAATTCAGCTTCTCAGAACACTTCCAATGCTAATGATTTTACTTATCCTTATTACGGTTCACCGGTTTATTGGGTGAACAGAGGTTATGTAGTGCTTGATGATGCATCGTTCCCAATTGTAGGAGAAGGTGATGAAGAACCTAATGATACTTTCAGAAAGCAATTGGTAGCAAATGCGAAAGCGGCTATAGATGCTGTGGATGAAAGAGGATTTGTAGATCGTGATCGAGTAGCCGTTGGCGGACACAGTTATGGCGCTTTTATGACTGCTAACCTGCTTTCTCATTCAGATCTTTTTGCTGCAGGAATCGCTCGAAGTGGTGCTTACAATCGTACCCTTACCCCTTTTGGGTTTCAAAGTGAAGAAAGAAATTACTGGGAAGCTCCGGAAATTTATAATACCATGTCTCCTTTTATGCATGCAGAAAAAATGGATACTCCGTTATTGATGATCCATGGGGAAGCAGATAATAACTCAGGAACTTATCCAATGCAAAGTGAGCGTTATTTTAATGCACTTAAAGGATTAGGAGCAACTGCAAGATTGGTGATGTTACCTAAGGAAAGTCATGGTTATAGCGCAAAGGAATCTGTACTGCACGTATTATGGGAACAGGATCAATGGCTGGAAAAATATGTGAAGAATAGAGAAATTGAATCTAATACTGAACAGCAGGAAGCTGGGAATTAA
- a CDS encoding beta-ketoacyl-ACP synthase III, with translation MYQTKIAGLGKYVPENIVTNDDLSKLMDTNDEWITERTGIKERRHIKKGDGNTTASMGVKAAKIAIERAGISKDDIDLIVFATLSPDYYFPGCGVQVQEMLEIDTCPALDVRNQCSGFIYAVSVADQFIKTGMYKNVLVIGSENHSGGLDFTTRGRSVSVIFGDGAGAAVLTRSDHNGQGILSTHLHSEGKHALELSLKGPSTNHWVPEIIAENPQGDDIPYYPYMNGQFVFKNAIQRFSEVINEGLNENGLSISDIDMLIPHQANLRISQFVQQKFKLADDKVYNNIQKYGNTTAASIPIALTEAWEQGKVKEGDTVVLAAFGSGFTWGSAIIKW, from the coding sequence ATGTATCAAACAAAAATTGCAGGATTAGGAAAATATGTACCGGAAAATATTGTCACGAACGATGATCTTTCGAAACTGATGGATACGAACGATGAGTGGATCACCGAGCGTACCGGAATTAAAGAAAGAAGACACATCAAGAAAGGAGATGGCAACACTACTGCAAGCATGGGAGTGAAAGCTGCCAAAATTGCCATTGAAAGAGCTGGAATCTCAAAAGACGATATAGACCTTATTGTATTCGCAACATTAAGTCCAGATTACTATTTTCCTGGGTGTGGAGTTCAGGTTCAGGAAATGCTGGAGATAGATACCTGTCCTGCCCTGGATGTTCGTAACCAGTGTAGCGGTTTTATTTACGCAGTTTCAGTAGCAGATCAATTCATCAAGACGGGAATGTACAAGAACGTACTGGTAATTGGTAGTGAGAACCATAGTGGTGGTCTTGATTTTACCACCAGAGGACGATCGGTTTCAGTTATTTTTGGTGATGGGGCAGGAGCAGCCGTTCTCACGAGAAGTGATCACAACGGGCAGGGAATTCTTTCCACACATTTACATTCTGAAGGGAAACATGCACTTGAATTGTCACTAAAGGGACCAAGTACTAATCACTGGGTACCAGAGATCATAGCAGAGAATCCACAAGGAGATGATATTCCTTACTATCCATATATGAATGGGCAATTCGTGTTTAAAAATGCGATCCAGAGATTTTCAGAAGTGATCAATGAAGGGCTTAATGAAAACGGACTTTCAATTTCAGATATTGATATGCTTATTCCGCACCAGGCGAATTTGAGAATTTCTCAATTCGTTCAGCAGAAGTTTAAGCTGGCAGATGATAAGGTTTATAATAATATTCAGAAATATGGAAATACCACTGCGGCTTCTATTCCCATTGCTCTTACTGAAGCCTGGGAACAGGGTAAAGTAAAAGAAGGAGATACCGTGGTGCTGGCTGCTTTTGGAAGTGGTTTCACCTGGGGAAGTGCGATTATTAAATGGTAG
- a CDS encoding AarF/ABC1/UbiB kinase family protein, translating into MKTIDKIPTGKIGRTSKLVQTGVKIGGNYIKYYGKKAFNSELTRDELDEDNATDIYDGLKSLKGSALKVAQMLSMEKNLLPGAYVEKFSLAQFSVPPLSAPLVRKTFKKYNGAYPEELYDTFATQSVNAASIGQVHKATKDGKKLAVKIQYPGVADSISSDLAMVKPIALKMFNLSAKDSEKYFKEVEGKLLEETDYILEVKQSKHISKAAAHIPNIKFPKYYEDLSSERIITMDWMNGMHLSEFSKQNISQELADKVGQALWDFYMFQIHGLQMVHADPHPGNFMVDSENNLIAIDFGCIKQIPDDFYTPYFSMTDRNNLDNSDYFHGRLLELEILQEKDTDKERKFFSEMFYEMFAMFSTPYQSEVFDFTDKEFWDNLSQLSEKYSKDPELRRMNGNRGSRHFLYMSRTFFGLYNLLHDLKAKVEVNKFRGLL; encoded by the coding sequence ATGAAAACTATAGATAAAATTCCGACAGGCAAAATAGGCCGTACCAGCAAACTGGTTCAGACCGGTGTTAAGATTGGTGGGAATTACATCAAATATTACGGCAAAAAGGCATTCAATTCTGAACTAACACGTGATGAGTTGGATGAGGATAACGCTACAGATATTTATGACGGACTTAAAAGTTTAAAGGGAAGCGCTTTAAAGGTAGCTCAAATGCTATCCATGGAGAAGAATTTACTTCCCGGTGCATACGTAGAAAAGTTTAGTCTGGCGCAATTCAGCGTGCCGCCCCTTTCAGCTCCATTAGTTAGAAAAACTTTTAAGAAATATAACGGAGCATATCCGGAAGAACTATATGATACTTTTGCAACCCAGTCGGTTAATGCCGCCAGTATCGGTCAGGTACATAAGGCGACAAAAGATGGGAAAAAACTTGCTGTGAAAATCCAATATCCGGGGGTTGCAGATAGTATCAGTTCAGATCTTGCGATGGTAAAACCAATTGCTCTAAAGATGTTCAACCTTTCAGCAAAGGATTCTGAAAAGTATTTTAAGGAAGTTGAAGGAAAACTTTTGGAAGAAACTGATTATATTCTGGAAGTGAAGCAAAGTAAGCATATTTCCAAGGCGGCTGCTCACATTCCTAATATCAAATTTCCGAAGTATTATGAAGATCTTTCCAGTGAAAGAATCATTACTATGGACTGGATGAATGGAATGCATCTTAGTGAGTTCTCAAAACAGAATATATCACAGGAGCTTGCAGACAAAGTAGGACAGGCACTTTGGGATTTTTATATGTTCCAGATTCACGGACTTCAGATGGTACATGCAGATCCACATCCGGGAAATTTCATGGTGGATTCTGAGAATAACCTGATCGCCATTGATTTTGGTTGTATCAAGCAAATTCCAGATGATTTTTATACTCCTTATTTCTCAATGACAGATCGTAATAATCTTGATAATTCAGATTATTTCCACGGAAGATTATTGGAACTGGAAATTCTTCAGGAAAAGGATACAGATAAGGAGAGAAAGTTTTTCTCTGAAATGTTTTACGAGATGTTTGCGATGTTTTCAACTCCGTATCAATCTGAAGTATTCGATTTTACTGATAAAGAATTCTGGGATAATCTTTCCCAGCTAAGCGAAAAATATTCTAAAGACCCAGAATTACGTCGTATGAATGGAAATCGAGGAAGTAGGCATTTCCTTTATATGAGCAGAACATTCTTCGGTTTATATAATTTGTTACATGATCTCAAAGCTAAAGTTGAGGTTAATAAGTTTAGAGGACTCCTCTAA
- a CDS encoding DUF4136 domain-containing protein: MKNLKTFLVISIVALTLGSCGSSAPTAKDDLKQLKSYDTYAFLANKDTILNRKLDNKAINSTIVATINANMKEEGFSLDKLQPDVLVYVHPMFDEKVAVNANPVYTNYPYYKPGFFIGSYYEDYLYENYFTVQRISGSRVKQVPYRERSIVIDLIDRRTNEILWRGTSEETIETKRMDREIREYVDEIFKDL; encoded by the coding sequence ATGAAAAATTTGAAAACATTTCTCGTTATAAGCATTGTGGCACTTACTCTTGGTTCTTGCGGAAGTAGTGCTCCAACTGCAAAAGACGATCTAAAACAATTAAAATCTTACGACACTTATGCATTCCTGGCGAATAAGGATACGATCTTAAATCGTAAACTGGATAATAAGGCGATCAATTCAACGATCGTTGCGACCATCAATGCGAACATGAAAGAAGAAGGCTTTAGTCTTGATAAGCTACAACCTGATGTTCTCGTATATGTTCACCCAATGTTCGATGAAAAGGTAGCCGTAAATGCAAATCCTGTTTATACCAATTATCCATATTATAAGCCGGGATTCTTTATTGGGTCTTATTACGAAGATTACCTGTACGAAAACTATTTTACGGTACAAAGAATTAGTGGTTCCAGAGTGAAGCAGGTGCCGTATCGTGAGCGCTCGATCGTGATCGATCTAATTGATCGAAGAACGAACGAGATCTTATGGAGAGGAACTTCCGAAGAGACTATTGAAACTAAGAGAATGGATCGTGAGATTCGTGAATATGTGGATGAGATCTTTAAGGATCTGTAA
- a CDS encoding fasciclin domain-containing protein, with protein MKKLQLLSLLSFLFIATSGIAQNSKNTKMVGGAEMYPTKNIVQNAVNSKDHTTLVAAVKAAELVEVLSSDGPFTVFAPTNKAFEALPEGTVETLLKEENKSKLQSVLTYHVLAGDFKAADIVNAIKKGNGKATFKTVSGADITAMMDGKNVKVKDAAGNVATVTIADVNQSNGVIHVIDTVLLPTK; from the coding sequence ATGAAAAAGTTACAATTACTAAGTTTACTAAGTTTTTTATTCATCGCGACTAGCGGTATTGCTCAAAATTCAAAGAACACTAAAATGGTTGGAGGAGCTGAAATGTACCCAACTAAGAATATCGTACAAAATGCGGTTAATAGTAAAGATCATACAACTCTGGTTGCTGCGGTAAAGGCTGCTGAACTGGTAGAGGTATTGAGCAGTGATGGACCATTTACAGTATTTGCTCCAACAAACAAGGCTTTTGAAGCACTTCCAGAAGGAACAGTAGAGACTTTGCTAAAAGAAGAAAACAAAAGTAAATTACAGTCAGTTTTGACATACCATGTTCTTGCAGGAGACTTTAAAGCTGCAGACATCGTAAATGCTATCAAAAAAGGAAACGGAAAAGCAACTTTCAAAACAGTAAGTGGTGCAGATATCACTGCTATGATGGATGGAAAGAATGTAAAGGTTAAAGATGCTGCTGGTAATGTTGCTACTGTAACAATTGCAGATGTAAATCAATCAAACGGAGTGATCCATGTAATTGATACGGTTCTTTTACCAACAAAATAA
- a CDS encoding putative signal transducing protein — MSTSEEYKRVYTGPETNVQYLQELFGESNIHSRMRNDVESARLAGFGSTHGMVLLFVFEKDFDEALKIAKSTFPNDFDNE; from the coding sequence ATGAGTACTTCAGAAGAATATAAAAGAGTCTATACCGGACCGGAAACAAATGTGCAATACCTGCAGGAACTTTTTGGCGAAAGCAATATCCACTCGAGAATGAGAAACGATGTAGAGTCGGCCAGACTTGCTGGTTTTGGTTCCACACACGGAATGGTATTATTATTCGTTTTTGAAAAAGATTTCGACGAAGCTTTGAAAATCGCTAAGTCTACATTCCCAAATGACTTCGATAATGAATAA